A region of Planococcus sp. MSAK28401 DNA encodes the following proteins:
- the hepT gene encoding heptaprenyl diphosphate synthase component II: MEKMKLKLLYSDLKPELELIEKELEQAVDSESLLLNDASLHLLQAGGKRIRPVFVLLAGKFGNYDIELLKRVAVPLELIHMASLVHDDVIDDSEIRRGRPTVKSEWNNSVAMYTGDFILARALERITEIESPRIHDILSKTLIEVCRGEIIQIEDKYRLDQSLRDYLRRIKRKTALLISSSCELGALVSGTDEKTAAHLRRFGYFIGMSFQIIDDILDFTASDQDLGKPAGSDFIQGNITLPILYARRDPEIYQMLRDNLNQDISDEKRLEIVRTIRTSSAVDEAKRMSERYLEKALKELDDLPKGPAMKTMRKIAFFIGKRKF, translated from the coding sequence GTGGAAAAGATGAAGTTGAAATTGCTCTATTCCGACCTGAAACCAGAGCTGGAACTGATCGAAAAAGAATTGGAACAGGCAGTGGATTCCGAATCCCTTCTATTAAATGATGCTTCTCTTCATTTATTGCAGGCCGGAGGAAAACGGATCCGCCCTGTTTTTGTTTTGCTTGCCGGAAAATTCGGGAATTATGATATCGAATTGCTGAAGCGTGTCGCTGTGCCGTTGGAGCTTATACATATGGCGTCTTTGGTCCACGATGATGTCATAGATGATTCGGAGATCCGTAGAGGGCGCCCGACCGTTAAATCGGAATGGAATAATAGTGTGGCAATGTATACCGGGGATTTCATTCTGGCCAGGGCACTGGAGCGGATCACGGAAATTGAATCACCAAGGATCCATGACATCCTGTCGAAGACCTTGATCGAAGTGTGCCGTGGGGAAATTATTCAGATTGAAGATAAATACAGGCTCGACCAAAGCTTGCGGGATTATTTGCGGCGCATCAAACGCAAAACCGCCTTATTGATTTCATCGAGCTGTGAATTGGGGGCTTTGGTGTCGGGAACCGATGAGAAAACTGCCGCGCATTTGCGCCGTTTCGGTTATTTTATCGGCATGTCGTTCCAGATTATCGACGATATCCTCGATTTCACCGCCAGCGACCAGGATTTGGGCAAACCGGCCGGCAGCGATTTTATTCAAGGCAACATCACCTTGCCGATTTTGTACGCGCGCCGTGATCCCGAGATCTACCAGATGCTGCGGGATAATTTAAACCAGGACATTTCCGATGAGAAACGCCTGGAAATCGTCCGCACGATCCGCACAAGCAGCGCAGTTGATGAAGCGAAGCGCATGAGCGAGCGTTATTTGGAGAAGGCGCTGAAAGAACTGGATGATCTGCCGAAAGGTCCCGCGATGAAAACGATGCGCAAAATCGCCTTTTTCATCGGCAAGCGAAAGTTTTAG
- the aroB gene encoding 3-dehydroquinate synthase, protein MRELRVETEHPYKVHIGQGAVKLLSKHYRELLTAADQVVVIADSQVADLHLPQLIGALTDFQPKVFRVPAGEGAKSAESFMDCHSFLLSENCSRNTVILAFGGGAVGDLAGFVASTFMRGVPFIQVPTTILAHDSAVGGKTAINHPLGKNMIGTFYQPRAVVYDGDFLQTLPENEIRSGMAEVIKHAFISNEGWLDELMAYQDFSSMSGQELEGHLEKGIAVKSAIVEEDEFEGGVRKFLNFGHTLAHAIEAHLGYGKLTHGEAVVLGMAYALELSESPQLPRFLNWAKVNRYPLSLLTHMPFDELLPYMKKDKKATAAALNFVLLGSVGRPYIETITEQRAQAAYDKLRKTIKEMI, encoded by the coding sequence ATGAGGGAGTTGCGGGTCGAGACTGAACATCCATATAAGGTGCATATCGGTCAAGGGGCGGTCAAGCTGCTGTCAAAGCATTATCGTGAGTTGCTCACTGCAGCTGACCAAGTCGTCGTCATTGCAGACAGCCAAGTGGCCGATCTGCATTTGCCGCAGCTGATCGGGGCGCTTACGGACTTTCAGCCGAAAGTTTTCCGCGTGCCAGCAGGTGAAGGAGCGAAATCCGCTGAAAGTTTTATGGATTGCCATAGCTTTTTACTGTCAGAAAATTGCTCGCGCAATACGGTCATTCTTGCTTTCGGTGGAGGCGCAGTCGGGGATCTGGCTGGCTTTGTCGCATCAACTTTCATGCGCGGAGTGCCTTTTATCCAAGTGCCGACAACCATCTTGGCCCATGACAGTGCTGTGGGCGGCAAAACCGCCATCAACCATCCGCTCGGCAAGAACATGATCGGCACTTTTTATCAGCCGCGAGCGGTCGTTTACGATGGCGACTTTCTCCAGACGCTTCCTGAAAATGAAATCCGCTCGGGAATGGCTGAAGTGATCAAGCATGCGTTCATTTCAAACGAAGGCTGGCTGGATGAACTGATGGCGTATCAAGATTTCAGTTCAATGTCTGGACAGGAACTCGAAGGGCATCTGGAAAAAGGAATTGCCGTCAAATCAGCGATTGTCGAAGAAGATGAGTTTGAAGGCGGTGTCCGCAAATTCCTCAATTTCGGCCATACACTGGCCCATGCCATCGAAGCGCATTTGGGTTATGGCAAACTGACGCACGGAGAAGCTGTCGTGCTCGGCATGGCCTATGCACTTGAATTGTCCGAAAGCCCGCAATTGCCGCGTTTTTTAAACTGGGCGAAAGTAAATCGTTATCCGCTATCGCTATTGACGCACATGCCATTCGATGAACTATTGCCATATATGAAAAAAGATAAAAAAGCGACCGCTGCTGCACTGAACTTCGTTTTGCTTGGGTCAGTGGGCCGGCCGTATATTGAAACGATTACAGAACAACGAGCACAAGCGGCTTACGATAAGCTAAGAAAAACGATCAAGGAGATGATCTGA
- the ndk gene encoding nucleoside-diphosphate kinase, whose translation MEKTFLMVKPDGVQRNVIGEIVSRFEKKGYHLAGAKLMQIPTELAEQHYGEHKERPFFGELVEFITSGPVFAMVWEGENVILTARQMMGATNPKDAAPGTIRGDFAVTVGKNMIHGSDSAESAEREIGLFFKEEELVSYEKTMNSWVN comes from the coding sequence ATGGAAAAAACATTTTTGATGGTAAAACCTGATGGTGTTCAACGCAATGTTATCGGTGAAATCGTTTCTCGTTTCGAGAAAAAAGGATATCATTTGGCAGGCGCTAAATTGATGCAAATCCCAACTGAACTTGCTGAACAGCATTACGGCGAGCACAAAGAGCGCCCATTCTTCGGCGAACTTGTAGAATTCATCACTTCTGGGCCAGTTTTCGCAATGGTTTGGGAAGGCGAAAACGTCATCTTGACTGCGCGTCAAATGATGGGAGCTACTAACCCGAAAGATGCAGCTCCAGGAACCATCCGCGGCGACTTCGCAGTTACTGTCGGCAAAAACATGATTCACGGTTCTGATTCAGCTGAAAGCGCTGAGCGCGAAATCGGCTTGTTCTTCAAAGAAGAAGAATTGGTATCTTACGAAAAAACAATGAACAGCTGGGTCAACTGA
- the aroC gene encoding chorismate synthase, with protein MRYLTAGESHGPQLTAIIEGLPAQLPLTAEMINKELKRRQGGHGRGRRMQIETDTVEIVSGVRHGKTLGSPVALVVKNDDWKHWTNVMGIEPIEETDEVKRQLTRPRPGHADLNGGMKYGHRDLRNVLERSSARETTVRVAVGAVAKQLLAELGVKIVSHVTEIGGIKVDPTTYLGKSADEIRDIVEQDAVYCADSSKTKEMTDLIDATKKNGDSIGGTVEVIVEGMPAGIGSYVHYDRKLDAKIAASVMSINAFKGVEFGLGFEMARRPGSEVHDEIIWNEEAGYTRSTNNLGGFEGGMTTGMPIIVRGVMKPIPTLYKPLKSVDIETKEPFQASIERSDSCAVPAASIVAEHVVAFEAANALLEQFDADQLPRLKENIESYKAYTKEF; from the coding sequence ATGCGTTACTTAACAGCAGGAGAATCTCACGGTCCACAATTGACCGCCATTATTGAAGGGTTGCCAGCGCAATTGCCTTTGACGGCGGAAATGATCAATAAAGAGTTGAAACGGCGCCAGGGAGGCCATGGCCGCGGCCGCCGCATGCAAATCGAGACAGATACGGTGGAGATCGTTTCAGGCGTCCGCCACGGAAAGACCTTGGGTTCCCCAGTCGCATTGGTCGTCAAAAATGATGACTGGAAGCATTGGACAAATGTTATGGGCATCGAGCCGATCGAAGAAACCGATGAAGTGAAACGTCAATTGACACGCCCACGTCCAGGACACGCTGATTTGAACGGCGGCATGAAATATGGCCATCGTGACCTGCGGAACGTATTGGAGCGTTCTTCTGCACGTGAAACGACCGTACGCGTGGCTGTCGGCGCAGTGGCAAAGCAGCTTCTCGCTGAACTTGGCGTAAAGATTGTGTCACATGTGACAGAAATCGGCGGTATTAAAGTCGACCCAACAACTTATCTCGGAAAGTCCGCAGATGAAATCCGTGACATCGTCGAACAGGATGCTGTTTATTGCGCAGACTCATCAAAAACAAAAGAAATGACCGATTTGATTGATGCGACGAAGAAAAACGGAGACTCGATCGGTGGGACGGTAGAAGTCATCGTCGAAGGCATGCCAGCCGGAATCGGCAGTTATGTGCATTACGACCGCAAACTGGATGCTAAAATCGCAGCTTCCGTCATGAGCATCAACGCATTCAAGGGAGTGGAGTTCGGCCTTGGATTCGAAATGGCGCGCCGCCCAGGCAGTGAAGTCCATGATGAAATCATTTGGAATGAAGAAGCGGGCTATACCCGCAGCACGAACAACCTCGGCGGCTTTGAGGGCGGGATGACAACAGGCATGCCGATCATCGTACGCGGTGTGATGAAGCCAATCCCAACGCTTTATAAGCCGCTTAAAAGCGTGGATATCGAAACGAAAGAGCCGTTCCAGGCAAGCATCGAACGTTCAGACAGCTGTGCAGTTCCGGCAGCCTCAATCGTTGCAGAACATGTCGTCGCCTTTGAAGCGGCCAACGCATTGCTAGAACAATTCGACGCAGATCAATTGCCGCGTCTGAAAGAAAATATCGAGAGCTATAAAGCCTATACAAAGGAGTTTTAA
- the aroH gene encoding chorismate mutase yields the protein MIRGVRGAITITKDEAPEILEQTRRLVLEMAKENGIEPDEVASVIVSTTTDISAAFPAKAVRTIEGWTYVPVMCTHEMDVPGSMPLCIRVMMHVNTKLAQDKIHHIYMNDAVKLRPDLSQKSQVSQA from the coding sequence ATGATTCGAGGAGTCAGAGGTGCCATCACCATTACAAAAGATGAAGCGCCTGAAATTTTGGAGCAAACGCGCCGCTTGGTTTTGGAAATGGCCAAAGAAAATGGCATCGAACCGGATGAAGTGGCTTCGGTCATCGTATCGACGACAACAGATATTTCTGCAGCTTTTCCTGCAAAAGCCGTACGCACCATCGAAGGCTGGACATACGTGCCGGTTATGTGCACACATGAAATGGATGTGCCCGGCAGCATGCCCCTATGCATTCGTGTCATGATGCACGTCAATACAAAACTGGCACAGGATAAAATTCATCATATTTATATGAATGATGCTGTGAAACTGCGTCCCGACCTATCCCAGAAAAGCCAGGTGAGCCAAGCGTGA
- a CDS encoding prephenate dehydrogenase → MKTEVLIIGLGLIGGSLAKALQRNEDVHVSGYDVDALTARKAFKMGIIQSSPPALEQAAAAADVIVFATPVGTTIKLMEQSKYWNLKENVILTDTGSTKVQIMEASAKLAHTFIGGHPMAGSHKSGVEAAKEVLFENAFYILTPGKQAVEEDVEKLIGLLSVTKAKIKVLEAKEHDHMTAIVSHFPHLIAAALVHQLDREEQFPFARQLAAGGFRDTTRIASANPDMWRDITTQNNEMIVEQLDHWMDQMTHLREILQNNEPEPIHRFFAKAKETRDELPVAGHGAMYSVFDLYIDIPDVPGIISEMTGYLAEAGISIVNLRILETREDVFGILVISFQTAQDRKNAQRVFSERTSYDTYIS, encoded by the coding sequence GTGAAAACAGAAGTCCTTATAATCGGCCTTGGATTGATTGGTGGATCTTTAGCAAAAGCATTGCAGCGCAACGAAGATGTTCACGTGTCGGGCTATGATGTGGATGCATTGACTGCCAGAAAAGCTTTCAAAATGGGCATCATCCAAAGCTCGCCGCCTGCTCTTGAACAGGCAGCCGCCGCGGCTGATGTCATCGTTTTTGCCACACCCGTCGGGACAACCATCAAATTAATGGAACAGAGCAAATACTGGAATTTAAAAGAAAATGTCATTTTGACAGATACCGGCAGCACAAAAGTCCAAATTATGGAAGCTTCAGCGAAATTGGCCCATACCTTTATCGGGGGGCATCCGATGGCCGGTTCCCATAAAAGTGGTGTCGAAGCTGCCAAAGAGGTGCTCTTTGAAAATGCCTTCTATATTTTAACTCCCGGGAAGCAGGCGGTTGAGGAAGACGTGGAGAAATTGATTGGTTTGTTATCTGTCACCAAAGCGAAAATTAAAGTGCTCGAAGCAAAAGAACACGATCATATGACGGCGATTGTCAGCCATTTTCCGCATTTGATTGCAGCTGCTTTGGTCCATCAACTGGACCGGGAAGAGCAATTTCCCTTTGCGCGGCAGCTTGCAGCGGGCGGTTTCCGCGATACGACGCGTATCGCTTCTGCGAACCCGGACATGTGGCGCGATATTACCACGCAAAACAATGAAATGATTGTTGAGCAGCTGGACCATTGGATGGACCAGATGACGCATTTGCGCGAGATCCTGCAGAACAACGAGCCCGAGCCGATTCACCGCTTTTTCGCGAAAGCGAAGGAAACGCGTGATGAACTGCCGGTTGCAGGGCACGGCGCCATGTATTCCGTATTCGATTTGTATATCGATATTCCCGATGTGCCGGGGATCATCTCGGAAATGACGGGCTATCTGGCGGAAGCCGGCATCAGCATCGTCAATTTGAGGATCTTGGAGACGCGTGAAGATGTATTCGGGATTCTCGTCATTAGTTTTCAGACAGCACAAGACCGGAAAAATGCGCAGCGCGTTTTTTCCGAACGCACCTCTTATGATACGTATATCTCCTGA